A genomic window from Exiguobacterium acetylicum DSM 20416 includes:
- a CDS encoding DUF1272 domain-containing protein — protein sequence MEPTCVRCQETIETTVYQCSHACTFCEPCTKTLDHICQNCGEMLEPVTPVAT from the coding sequence ATGGAACCAACCTGTGTCCGGTGCCAAGAAACGATTGAAACGACGGTCTATCAGTGCTCGCACGCTTGTACATTTTGCGAACCGTGTACGAAAACGCTCGATCATATTTGCCAAAACTGCGGGGAGATGCTCGAACCCGTCACACCAGTCGCGACTTAA
- a CDS encoding DUF4188 domain-containing protein, whose protein sequence is MKRIIATPNKDVVVFIIGLRINRLRSVRQWLPTVQAMGPMLQECYENDVGLISHESLVGWRSVTLIQYWRSTEELMAYAHGSRHLTAWKRFNQKARTSEAVGIFHETFEVSNYESMYVNLPTRGLAKALGESAIKPHQEQAKGRLAERQSQETI, encoded by the coding sequence ATGAAACGGATCATTGCGACTCCGAACAAAGACGTCGTCGTGTTCATCATCGGTTTACGGATCAATCGCTTACGTTCTGTCCGGCAGTGGTTACCGACGGTCCAAGCGATGGGACCGATGCTACAAGAGTGTTATGAAAACGATGTCGGTCTGATTTCGCATGAGTCACTTGTCGGTTGGCGTTCCGTGACGTTGATTCAGTATTGGCGTTCGACGGAAGAATTGATGGCATATGCCCATGGTTCCCGTCATTTGACGGCGTGGAAACGATTCAATCAGAAGGCACGGACATCAGAAGCGGTCGGGATCTTCCATGAGACGTTCGAAGTCAGCAATTATGAGTCGATGTATGTCAATCTTCCAACCCGAGGTCTAGCGAAAGCACTCGGGGAGTCGGCGATCAAGCCGCATCAAGAACAAGCAAAAGGGCGCTTAGCCGAGCGGCAATCACAAGAGACGATCTAA
- a CDS encoding PadR family transcriptional regulator: protein MPKENMTRYAILGLLASGCTSGYEMKHTIDTSLNHFWKISFGQVYPTLKRLEAEGLIVEEVTDGERKQFALTKNGHAELERWVAEPSVELPVQRNDLLLKLYFARHASKEVTLQKIQEHARLLEERLETYQAIDAMIRSYPDSNDAVYWLLTLDYGIRKTRALLDWCDASLETLEGGN, encoded by the coding sequence ATGCCTAAAGAAAACATGACTCGTTATGCGATTCTCGGACTTCTTGCAAGTGGATGTACGTCTGGTTATGAGATGAAACATACGATCGACACGAGCTTGAATCACTTTTGGAAAATCAGCTTCGGACAAGTCTATCCGACGCTGAAACGGTTAGAGGCGGAAGGATTGATCGTTGAAGAGGTCACGGATGGGGAACGGAAACAATTCGCTCTGACGAAAAACGGGCATGCGGAGCTCGAGCGGTGGGTCGCTGAACCGTCCGTCGAATTGCCCGTGCAACGGAACGACCTGTTGTTGAAGCTGTACTTCGCTCGACATGCTTCAAAAGAGGTCACCTTGCAGAAAATTCAGGAGCACGCTCGATTGCTCGAAGAACGGCTTGAGACGTATCAAGCGATCGATGCGATGATTCGTTCTTATCCTGACTCGAATGATGCCGTCTATTGGTTATTGACGCTTGATTATGGCATTCGGAAGACACGGGCGTTACTCGACTGGTGCGACGCTTCCCTTGAGACCCTTGAAGGAGGAAATTGA